One Allostreptomyces psammosilenae DNA segment encodes these proteins:
- a CDS encoding ABATE domain-containing protein, protein MKETVSAEPFDTVLPPAPGAEQYPALHFANSAVRLPGGQSVDLLGTPEAATRWLVEGGLAPADAGLQEVCAARMRALRDQVRALLVARTGALPAPPEALAAVNEALSRVPTASLLHWDPERGLYRGTVHPTDQIVDHALGLLAADAADLLTGPDAERLAACDSAPCNRFLLRAGRRHWCSVRCGDRARAARAYARRSRSTAD, encoded by the coding sequence ATGAAGGAGACCGTGTCCGCCGAGCCGTTCGACACCGTTCTGCCACCGGCGCCGGGGGCCGAGCAGTACCCCGCGCTGCACTTCGCCAACAGCGCCGTCCGCCTGCCCGGCGGCCAGTCCGTCGATCTGCTGGGCACGCCGGAGGCCGCCACGCGCTGGCTGGTGGAGGGCGGCCTGGCCCCGGCGGACGCCGGGCTGCAGGAGGTCTGCGCGGCGCGGATGCGGGCGCTGCGCGACCAGGTCAGGGCGCTGCTGGTGGCCCGGACCGGCGCGCTGCCGGCCCCGCCGGAGGCGCTGGCCGCCGTCAACGAGGCGCTCAGCCGGGTCCCCACGGCCTCGCTGCTGCACTGGGATCCGGAACGCGGCCTGTACCGCGGCACCGTGCATCCGACCGACCAGATCGTCGACCACGCCCTCGGGCTCCTCGCCGCCGACGCCGCCGATCTGCTCACCGGTCCGGACGCCGAACGCCTCGCCGCCTGCGACTCCGCGCCGTGCAACCGCTTCCTGCTGCGCGCCGGGCGCCGCCACTGGTGCTCGGTGCGCTGCGGCGACCGGGCCCGCGCGGCCCGCGCCTACGCCCGGCGCTCCCGGTCCACGGCCGACTGA